The segment aataatatttataaatttttagtataatattaattattgcaTATTGGAAAGAAGTGTTTATTTTTATATAgtgtgatttttttaaaaaaatttacaattaAATCATTCATActttttaaaataagaaaaaaattagtgAAGAAGAATTGATATTTATTTTGGTTAAAAAAGAAGTCATTCTGAATCCATTCCTAAATTTCAGAAAGTTGTCGGGTTGTTTATAAATTTCTAGAGCAATTTTGGAGCAAAAAAGTGTTCTAAGGTCTTAAAATGCTAGATTGATTATAGGCGTAATCTATTTGATTTGGCGCCTAAAATTTGGAAAAACCGGTTAGCTGGGCatgaattttttaattatatattataaggACGGTGGTTGCACCTCTTAACAGTGTTAGTTATAATGTTTAAACTTGTGTTCTTTCATATTAATGGATTATTCTCTCATAGAGTTTACATTTTTTTATTCTTATAGGCTTCGAGAAcaaatttctcattttttttttaaatgtatttagGAGTTTTGATACGTTATGGAATTCTATTAATTTCACCATCTATATTTGCTATGTGTGAGTCTCTCTCACATTATGTgctttattttttatggttttgtttggTTTTTTGGGAATTTATTTGTCTTTGGTTTCATCTTTTAATCACTATGTATTATATTTGTTGATTCAATATTGTAGTTGGACAACTATATATTTGTATTTGTATTTGTATTTACAATTTGTAAAAATAGAgatttcaattttagatttagatttagatttagatttttttaaaaaactatatattttagaattttagaaaattttaaatattttcattaattttaaatttatttatattttaaaattttcataataattttaGGTGATGATATATGGCAATTTTATCACATGATATATTCTTAAATAGTTAAATCATAAAAGTTAAAACTGTTAAAAGAAAAGGTAAACTACTTAATTGGTCACTCGACttttagaatatttttattttagtcatccAATTATTAAATCTTTAACAGTGATTGACTGTATATTATGTTTACTTTCATTTTGATCTCTCAACTTTCAAGTTGCTTTCATTTTAGTTACCTAAAAaggataatttttttaaagtattaATCGGGataaaaacacattaaaaattaaagttaaaaatagtaaaaattaaaataatgcaTGGTATATGAAATAGAGAGAATGAAatgcatatttatttattttaataaaaacacccTTTTAGATATTTTAATTGTGAGAAGAACACTAACATCTGGATTTTGAAATGACAGCAAACCCGTTACCCAAaatgaaagagaaagaaaagaagtgCTCCCACAAAAAAGAACCCGAAAACAAAGGcctttaaataaaaatgaaagtgAGTAAAAAGTGGATAGATACATACCTACAAAATCCGGCCCCATCTGCCTCTCCTCTCCTCTCCTATATCCTACCAACTTGGTCAAATCCCACCTCTCCTCCAAAACTATAATCTACACTTTtttaaatcaatattttaaacaaaattaCGAGTTATAATAACAGCACAATATAGACTGTATATATTGGCCCTGGGAACCCACCTTTCTCTCTCCCCTCCCTCCCTATAATAAATCCTCCCTTCACACTTCCTTTCCCAAAAAAACAAGCTCCCCTTTTCTTTCAAATAATTATTGCATCCGTCCTTTCCCTTCAAACAAAACACCCCCTACATATATGCATATCCCAAAGTTGTTCTCTTAATCGGAATTATCATGGGACGATCACCCTGTTGTGAAAAGGCACATACCAATAAAGGTGCCTGGACCAAAGAGGAAGACCAACGCCTCATTGACTACATCCGTCTCCACGGTGAAGGTTGCTGGCGTTCCCTCCCCAAAGCTGCTGGTACTAATATTAACCCAATAATCCCAAatctttcttctctctctctctcttttttgctTCTTTTAGTAATTTGGGTTCTTGAATTATATATGCAGGACTGCTTAGGTGTGGTAAGAGTTGCAGGTTAAGATGGATAAACTACTTGAGGCCTGATCTTAAGAGAGGAAATTTCAGTGAAGCTGAGGATGAACTTATCATTAAACTCCACAGTTTACTTGGAAACAAGTGAGACTTCTTATTCTTCTTTCACGAAATTAAGCAACTTttgcatttctttttttttttttctgacagATTGAATCTCTAATGGCAGATGGTCTTTAATAGCTGCGAGATTACCGGGAAGAACTGACAACGAGATCAAGAACTACTGGAACACGCACATCAAAAGGAAGCTTATAAGCAGAGGAATCGATCCACAAAATCATGGTCCACTCAATCAACCCACCAACACCAATAAATCCACTGAATTGGATTTCAGGAACGTACCTAAAGCTTCAAAATCCAACTTTGCTCCAAACCCATCTCGGGATTTCAATTTCAATGAATTTCAAGTTAAGGCCAAAGCAGAATCCATTGAAGAAGGAAACTCTAGCAGCAGTGGAATGACTACTGATGaagaacaacaacaacaacaggaGGACAAGTATGCAGGTAATAGTCAAGAGTTAGATTTGGAGCTATCAATTGGGATTAGTTCATCCGGAAAGAACAACAACTCAACCGGGGTTTCAACTGCTAACTCAGCCGAATCCAAACCGCTGTTAGACAAAAGCAATTTCCAGTTTCTTGGACAAGCTATGGCGGCTAAAGCAGTCTGTTTGTGTTGGCAGTTAGGGTTCGGAACAAGTGAAATTTGCAGGAACTGTCAAAAGTACAAATGGGTTTAATACATATTGTTGACCTTGGGATTCATATAGTGCTCAATATTATTCTATTTTTCTTGTTTTGAGAAAAAGGTAGACATGAATGCTTAATTTACTAACCCAAGCTAACTTACAAACACAAGATGTTTGCtatgctttattattgaatttgttgaaggaaaaagaaatttcaaattacactatatcaaatttgataataataataataataataaagctcccataacatttaaaatttccttgaattttataaaaataaaattaatataaattgccgtttttaaaaataaatacaattaAAATACGTAACTAAATCAACTGATGTATAATGGTTTTATTATCTTTTACTATAAGGTTATACTatggataaatttttatttttgataaaaGAAATATGTTTTTATTTAAGCTActcaattatttaaaag is part of the Gossypium arboreum isolate Shixiya-1 chromosome 5, ASM2569848v2, whole genome shotgun sequence genome and harbors:
- the LOC108449911 gene encoding transcription repressor MYB6-like, which gives rise to MGRSPCCEKAHTNKGAWTKEEDQRLIDYIRLHGEGCWRSLPKAAGLLRCGKSCRLRWINYLRPDLKRGNFSEAEDELIIKLHSLLGNKWSLIAARLPGRTDNEIKNYWNTHIKRKLISRGIDPQNHGPLNQPTNTNKSTELDFRNVPKASKSNFAPNPSRDFNFNEFQVKAKAESIEEGNSSSSGMTTDEEQQQQQEDKYAGNSQELDLELSIGISSSGKNNNSTGVSTANSAESKPLLDKSNFQFLGQAMAAKAVCLCWQLGFGTSEICRNCQKYKWV